A genome region from Chlorobaculum tepidum TLS includes the following:
- a CDS encoding PAS domain-containing protein has protein sequence MSEMPAVEFQKQELLQLRQELEVANKRIEALEAELSRRIGQETKIRLRADAFRLCAHGTAIGAPGINVVLTCNEAFARMRGQSVKEIEGSSIVSLYAPEDQQMVKDKLKITDSTGFCSCQAKMMRKDGTIFPVQIDVVGLKDENGQIMYRIVTVQDSTERLESQSALRESEERFRSVVESAPDAIFIQTGGRFAYLNHSAIALFGASKAEEILGRRVADQIHPDYRDLVAERIRLLNERQ, from the coding sequence ATGTCTGAAATGCCCGCTGTCGAGTTCCAGAAACAGGAGCTTTTGCAACTTCGCCAGGAGCTGGAGGTGGCCAACAAACGCATCGAAGCACTTGAGGCTGAGCTTTCCAGACGCATTGGGCAGGAGACGAAGATTCGCCTCCGGGCGGATGCCTTCAGACTCTGTGCCCACGGTACAGCCATCGGAGCGCCTGGCATCAATGTCGTGCTGACCTGCAACGAAGCTTTTGCGCGTATGCGCGGTCAGTCTGTTAAAGAGATTGAAGGTTCTTCTATTGTCAGCCTGTATGCGCCTGAAGATCAGCAAATGGTGAAGGACAAATTAAAGATAACCGACAGCACAGGGTTTTGCAGTTGCCAGGCAAAAATGATGCGCAAGGATGGCACCATTTTCCCGGTTCAGATTGATGTTGTGGGGTTAAAGGATGAGAACGGGCAGATCATGTACAGGATCGTTACTGTGCAGGATAGTACCGAGCGACTCGAATCGCAAAGCGCTTTGCGTGAGAGTGAGGAGCGGTTCAGGTCTGTTGTAGAGTCGGCGCCTGATGCCATTTTCATCCAGACGGGAGGCCGTTTCGCCTACCTGAATCACTCTGCGATCGCCCTGTTCGGAGCTTCGAAAGCAGAAGAGATTCTCGGGCGGAGGGTTGCCGATCAGATTCATCCTGATTACCGTGATCTGGTCGCCGAAAGGATACGCCTGCTGAATGAACGCCAGTAA
- a CDS encoding CPXCG motif-containing cysteine-rich protein: MEIEQTVLVQCPYCAQSFEVLVDLLAGHQEYIEDCEVCCRPVSLVIDVAEDGTATVQAQGEDV, encoded by the coding sequence ATGGAAATTGAACAAACAGTGCTGGTGCAGTGTCCATACTGCGCGCAGAGTTTCGAGGTGCTGGTCGATCTCTTGGCGGGGCATCAGGAGTATATCGAGGATTGCGAGGTGTGCTGCCGCCCGGTCAGCCTGGTCATCGATGTCGCCGAAGATGGCACAGCCACGGTTCAAGCCCAGGGCGAGGATGTCTGA
- a CDS encoding pyridoxal phosphate-dependent aminotransferase: MGLSLGERCGLVMQSDIRAMSIECARMGGINLSQGVCDTPVPPVVLQGAADAVMQGANIYTHHTGIRELREAIVAKQRRFTGVAFDAEREVVVSAGATGAMYCAFQALLNRGDEVIVFEPFYGYHVSTLRAVEAVPLFVPLDPSDGWSFRVEALEAAVTPKTKALLINTPANPSGKVFSCDELALLAEFAIRHDLFVFTDEMYEHFVFGGLSHVSMASMPGMRERTITISGLSKTFSVTGWRIGYALCDPRWAASIGYFNDLFYVCAASPLQVGVTAGLRLLGDDYYHGLAAEYEVRRDLFCAALAEAGLEPHVPQGAYYVLAGTERLPGATAREKAMHILRETGVASVPGSAFYHDGGGENLVRFCFAKESHVLEAACEKLLKLR, translated from the coding sequence ATGGGTTTGAGTCTTGGCGAACGTTGCGGGCTGGTCATGCAGTCCGATATTCGCGCCATGTCGATCGAGTGCGCCCGCATGGGTGGGATCAATCTTTCGCAGGGTGTTTGCGATACGCCGGTGCCGCCGGTGGTGTTGCAAGGGGCCGCCGATGCGGTGATGCAGGGGGCGAACATCTATACGCATCACACTGGCATCCGCGAACTGCGCGAAGCGATTGTCGCCAAGCAGCGCCGTTTCACCGGCGTGGCATTCGACGCCGAGCGCGAGGTGGTCGTCTCCGCCGGGGCGACGGGCGCGATGTACTGCGCGTTTCAGGCGCTGCTCAATCGCGGCGACGAGGTGATCGTGTTCGAGCCTTTTTACGGCTACCACGTCTCGACGCTTCGGGCGGTCGAGGCTGTGCCGTTGTTCGTGCCGCTCGATCCGTCGGACGGCTGGTCGTTCCGCGTCGAAGCCCTCGAAGCGGCAGTGACACCGAAGACCAAAGCGCTGCTCATCAATACGCCCGCCAATCCCTCCGGCAAGGTCTTTTCGTGCGACGAACTGGCGCTGCTGGCGGAGTTTGCCATCCGCCACGACCTGTTTGTTTTCACTGACGAGATGTACGAGCACTTCGTGTTCGGCGGCCTTTCGCACGTTTCGATGGCCTCGATGCCCGGCATGAGGGAGCGTACGATCACTATCTCCGGTCTCTCGAAGACGTTCAGCGTTACCGGCTGGCGTATTGGCTATGCGCTATGCGACCCGCGCTGGGCTGCCTCCATCGGCTATTTCAACGATCTTTTCTATGTCTGCGCGGCATCGCCGCTTCAGGTGGGTGTTACGGCGGGGCTTCGCTTGCTTGGCGACGACTACTATCATGGTCTGGCAGCCGAATATGAGGTCAGGCGTGATCTTTTCTGCGCGGCGCTCGCCGAGGCTGGACTCGAACCGCATGTGCCGCAGGGCGCGTACTACGTGCTTGCCGGCACGGAGCGCTTACCCGGCGCGACGGCGCGGGAAAAGGCGATGCACATTCTGCGCGAAACCGGTGTCGCTTCGGTGCCCGGCTCGGCATTCTACCACGACGGCGGCGGCGAGAATCTCGTCCGCTTCTGTTTCGCCAAGGAAAGCCATGTGCTCGAAGCGGCCTGCGAGAAACTGCTGAAGCTCAGGTAA
- a CDS encoding 2Fe-2S iron-sulfur cluster-binding protein — translation MNLIINDKTASSSVGQTIGKAARLNHAHVGYVCGGHGLCQACYITVQEGADCLAPLTDVEKAFLSPRQIAAGGRMACQATIAKEGTVKVLSRPEEVRRMVFSNPFQLIGYAADMGKDTAQQIVPGVQNLIGRIQRGEMGGKDALGDMIESIQGAAGLVVEAIQQGPMALPIPFKEQIADLISKLPLPQIQLPSISLPQLPSISFPQLPFSLPKLPFSLPFLPQQPQATASLEKVTITVQPPAKD, via the coding sequence ATGAATCTCATTATCAACGACAAAACGGCCTCATCGAGCGTTGGTCAGACGATCGGCAAGGCTGCCAGGCTGAATCACGCTCATGTTGGATACGTTTGCGGAGGCCACGGTCTCTGCCAGGCTTGCTACATCACCGTTCAGGAGGGCGCGGACTGCCTCGCTCCTCTCACCGATGTCGAGAAGGCGTTCCTGTCACCGCGCCAGATAGCCGCTGGGGGCCGTATGGCCTGCCAGGCCACCATTGCCAAGGAGGGCACGGTGAAGGTGCTTTCGCGTCCGGAAGAGGTGCGCCGCATGGTGTTCAGCAATCCTTTCCAGCTTATCGGTTACGCCGCCGACATGGGCAAGGACACCGCGCAGCAGATCGTGCCGGGCGTGCAGAATCTCATCGGTCGCATCCAGCGCGGCGAGATGGGCGGCAAGGATGCTCTTGGCGATATGATTGAGTCCATCCAGGGTGCCGCCGGACTCGTCGTCGAGGCGATTCAGCAGGGGCCGATGGCGCTGCCGATTCCCTTCAAGGAGCAGATCGCGGATCTGATCTCCAAGCTTCCACTGCCACAGATTCAGTTGCCCTCGATTTCGCTGCCGCAACTTCCGTCGATCTCCTTTCCGCAGCTTCCGTTCTCGCTGCCCAAACTTCCGTTCTCTCTGCCGTTCCTGCCGCAGCAGCCCCAGGCTACGGCGTCGCTCGAAAAGGTGACGATCACCGTACAGCCGCCGGCTAAAGACTGA
- the ybeY gene encoding rRNA maturation RNase YbeY yields the protein MPLQIFNTTKRTIDETLLAEVIRLVIGEEGGAVGSIEAIYCGNKMIRRINRDFLGHDYVTDTITFGYNEGGEVDGEFYISLDVIESNARRFGVSFEDELLRVTIHSALHLMGYDDETSELRAAMSLREDHYLYRLRH from the coding sequence ATGCCGCTGCAAATCTTCAACACCACGAAACGCACGATTGACGAAACACTCCTCGCCGAAGTCATCCGGCTGGTAATTGGCGAAGAGGGCGGTGCGGTCGGCTCCATCGAGGCGATCTACTGCGGCAACAAGATGATCCGCCGCATCAATCGCGACTTCCTCGGTCACGACTACGTCACCGACACCATCACCTTCGGCTACAACGAAGGTGGGGAAGTCGATGGTGAATTCTACATCTCGCTCGATGTGATCGAGTCCAACGCCCGCCGGTTTGGCGTAAGCTTCGAGGACGAACTGCTGCGCGTGACGATCCACTCCGCACTGCACCTCATGGGCTACGACGACGAAACTAGTGAACTGCGAGCAGCGATGAGCCTTCGGGAGGATCACTATCTTTATCGCCTCAGGCACTGA
- the hflX gene encoding GTPase HflX → MTTIPSPEPRERAVLVGITSTPDIPRHLVEEYLDELKFLADTAGADVITSIIQEKKQPDPATCIGSGKAEDLAGLVEADSIDIVIFDDDLTPVQVRNLERILKCKVIDRTGLILQIFAIRAKSAQARTQVELAQLEYLLPRLSGAWTHLSKQKGGIGTKGPGETQIETDRRLVRNRIASLKKKLRAVSLQHDTQTRGRAAVPRVALVGYTNAGKSTLMNALCPEAGAYAENRLFATLDTKTRRLELKINKLVLLSDTVGFIRKLPHTLVESFKSTLDEVLQADFLLHVIDVSHPGFEEHMQVVRETLKEIGVKHDHIIEVFNKIDALDDPAILTGLRGKYPDAVFISAVRGLNLSALKETIANYVARDYKTRKVKTHVSNYKLIGYLYDHAEVIDKKHVDEDVLLTIRVHRNNLKQIDAMLKASASKNHAAANLQHHETHD, encoded by the coding sequence TTGACGACCATTCCATCACCGGAACCCCGGGAGCGTGCCGTACTTGTTGGCATCACTTCCACGCCTGACATTCCCAGACACCTTGTCGAAGAGTATCTCGACGAGCTGAAGTTTCTTGCCGATACGGCAGGAGCCGACGTTATCACCTCGATCATCCAGGAAAAGAAACAGCCCGATCCTGCCACCTGCATCGGCAGCGGCAAGGCCGAGGATCTGGCCGGGCTGGTTGAGGCCGATTCGATCGATATTGTCATTTTCGATGACGACCTTACCCCCGTGCAGGTGAGGAACCTCGAACGCATTCTCAAGTGCAAGGTGATCGACCGCACCGGCCTCATTTTGCAAATCTTCGCCATCCGCGCCAAGTCCGCGCAGGCTCGTACGCAGGTGGAGCTGGCGCAGCTCGAATATCTTCTGCCGCGTCTCTCCGGCGCCTGGACGCACCTTTCCAAGCAGAAGGGCGGTATTGGCACTAAAGGACCCGGCGAAACGCAGATCGAGACCGACCGGCGACTGGTGCGCAACCGCATCGCCTCGCTCAAAAAGAAGCTTCGCGCCGTCTCGCTCCAGCACGACACCCAGACCCGTGGCCGGGCGGCTGTGCCGCGCGTGGCGCTGGTGGGCTACACCAACGCGGGCAAATCGACCCTGATGAACGCGCTTTGCCCCGAAGCTGGCGCCTATGCCGAAAACCGGCTTTTCGCAACGCTCGACACCAAGACCCGGCGGCTTGAACTCAAAATCAACAAGCTGGTGCTGCTCTCCGATACGGTCGGCTTCATCCGCAAGCTGCCGCACACGCTGGTCGAGAGCTTCAAATCCACGCTTGACGAGGTGTTGCAGGCGGACTTCCTTCTGCATGTCATCGACGTGAGCCATCCGGGTTTTGAGGAGCATATGCAGGTGGTGCGCGAGACGCTTAAAGAGATTGGCGTCAAGCACGACCACATCATCGAGGTGTTCAACAAGATCGACGCCCTCGACGATCCTGCAATTCTGACCGGCCTGCGCGGCAAGTATCCCGACGCGGTGTTTATCTCCGCGGTGCGCGGCTTGAATCTTTCGGCGTTGAAGGAAACTATTGCCAATTACGTCGCCCGCGACTACAAGACGCGCAAGGTGAAAACGCACGTTTCGAACTACAAGCTGATCGGCTACCTCTACGACCACGCCGAGGTGATCGACAAGAAGCACGTTGATGAAGATGTGCTGCTCACCATTCGCGTGCACCGCAACAACCTCAAGCAGATCGACGCCATGCTCAAGGCGTCGGCATCGAAAAACCATGCCGCTGCAAATCTTCAACACCACGAAACGCACGATTGA
- a CDS encoding phytoene/squalene synthase family protein, with the protein MNYSYNGQTVLHDAGQKLSLPNAYDYCRQIARHHAKTFYLAAKFLPKRQQNPIFAMYALLRTVDDLVDLAQDKLSNGQLTRKEINDSIADWKMRLRACYDGSPSNDPILMAWQDTLRHYSIPIELPLDLIDGVAMDIDFKTFETFDELYVYCYKVASVVGLMTVEIFGYSNKEALQHAIDLGIAMQLTNILRDIGEDIDRNRIYLPLEDLRRFNYSREEFMSRTMNNKFVDLMKFQIDRARKYYASADLGIPMLEKNSRLAVGISSRNYSDILKAIEENSYDVFTQRAYRSFYQKLSTLPSIWIKTMISA; encoded by the coding sequence ATGAACTACAGCTATAACGGACAGACAGTGCTTCACGACGCAGGCCAAAAGCTGTCGCTCCCGAACGCCTACGACTACTGCCGCCAGATCGCCCGGCACCACGCCAAGACCTTCTACCTCGCCGCCAAATTCCTGCCCAAACGCCAGCAGAACCCGATCTTTGCCATGTATGCCCTGTTGCGCACGGTGGACGACCTGGTCGATCTGGCGCAGGACAAGCTGAGCAACGGCCAGTTGACACGCAAGGAGATCAATGACTCGATTGCCGACTGGAAAATGCGCCTTCGCGCCTGTTACGATGGCTCGCCGAGCAACGACCCGATCCTCATGGCCTGGCAGGATACCCTGCGTCACTACTCGATTCCCATCGAACTGCCGCTCGACCTGATCGACGGAGTGGCGATGGACATCGACTTCAAGACCTTCGAGACCTTCGACGAACTCTACGTTTACTGCTACAAGGTGGCCTCGGTAGTCGGCCTCATGACGGTCGAAATTTTCGGTTACAGCAACAAGGAGGCACTCCAGCACGCTATCGACCTCGGCATCGCCATGCAGCTCACCAACATCCTGCGCGACATCGGCGAGGACATCGACCGCAACCGCATCTATTTGCCGCTGGAGGATTTACGGCGTTTCAACTACAGCCGCGAGGAGTTCATGAGCCGCACGATGAACAACAAGTTCGTCGATCTCATGAAGTTCCAGATCGATCGCGCCCGAAAGTATTACGCCTCGGCTGACCTTGGCATTCCAATGCTTGAAAAAAACAGTCGTCTCGCCGTCGGCATCAGCAGCCGCAACTACAGCGACATCCTCAAGGCTATCGAAGAGAACAGCTACGATGTCTTCACCCAGCGCGCCTACCGCTCGTTTTACCAGAAACTGAGCACCCTGCCGTCGATCTGGATCAAAACCATGATCTCGGCCTGA
- the lysS gene encoding lysine--tRNA ligase, giving the protein MSNAPEQKNPQNDPSPAVSLNDQMKRRFEERTHLAEAGINPYPYKFDVTTTSKAIIDSFSDENPADVSVAGRIMAIRRMGKASFLHIQDSEGRIQIYLKKDDVGEASYNTFKLLDIGDIVGVSGFTFKTKTGEISVHARQFELLAKSLRPIPIAKEKEVDGQKVIYDAFSDRELRYRQRYVDLIVNPEVRGTFIKRTKIVALMRNYFASNGWLEVETPILQPIYGGAAARPFTTHHNALDMQLYLRIANELYLKRLIVGGFDGVFEFAKDFRNEGIDRFHNPEFTQVELYVAYKDYIWMMELVEDLLHKACVEVNGKDSTMFLGNEINLKPPFRRLTIADSIREYTGMEIRGKSEAQLRDIAKDLGLELDPKISSGKIIDEIFGEFVEPKLIQPTFITDYPEEMSPLAKKHRSEPGLVERFELIVGGKEVCNSFSELNDPVIQRERLEEQARLRQRGDDEAMIVDEDFLRALEYGMPPCAGLGIGIDRMVMLLTGQDSIRDVIFFPHMKPE; this is encoded by the coding sequence ATGTCCAACGCACCAGAACAGAAGAATCCGCAGAACGATCCGTCACCCGCAGTTTCGCTCAACGACCAGATGAAGCGCCGCTTCGAGGAGCGCACGCACCTTGCCGAAGCAGGCATCAATCCCTATCCCTATAAATTCGACGTTACAACCACCTCGAAAGCGATCATCGACAGCTTCAGCGATGAAAATCCCGCAGATGTTTCGGTGGCCGGACGCATCATGGCCATCCGCAGGATGGGCAAGGCGTCGTTCCTGCATATTCAGGACTCCGAGGGTCGCATCCAGATTTACCTCAAAAAGGACGACGTCGGCGAGGCTTCGTACAACACCTTCAAGCTGCTCGACATCGGCGACATCGTGGGCGTCAGCGGTTTCACGTTCAAGACGAAAACCGGTGAAATCTCGGTACACGCCAGGCAATTCGAGCTGCTTGCCAAGTCGCTCCGCCCGATTCCGATTGCCAAAGAGAAAGAGGTTGACGGCCAGAAGGTGATTTACGATGCTTTCAGCGACCGCGAGTTGCGCTACCGCCAGCGCTATGTCGATCTGATCGTCAACCCGGAGGTGCGCGGCACCTTCATCAAGCGGACGAAGATCGTCGCCCTGATGCGCAACTACTTCGCCTCGAACGGCTGGCTCGAAGTGGAAACGCCGATTCTCCAGCCGATCTACGGCGGCGCGGCGGCCCGCCCCTTCACGACGCACCACAACGCGCTCGATATGCAGCTCTACCTGCGCATCGCCAACGAATTGTACCTCAAGCGGCTCATCGTCGGCGGCTTCGACGGCGTGTTCGAGTTCGCCAAGGACTTCCGCAACGAGGGCATCGACCGCTTCCACAACCCGGAATTCACCCAGGTCGAGCTCTATGTCGCCTACAAGGATTACATCTGGATGATGGAGCTGGTCGAAGATTTACTGCACAAGGCTTGCGTAGAAGTGAACGGCAAGGATTCGACGATGTTCCTCGGCAACGAAATCAACCTCAAGCCACCCTTCCGCCGCCTCACCATCGCCGACTCGATCAGGGAGTACACCGGCATGGAGATTCGCGGCAAATCGGAAGCGCAGCTCCGCGACATTGCGAAAGATTTGGGACTCGAACTCGATCCCAAGATCAGCAGCGGCAAGATCATCGATGAAATTTTCGGCGAATTCGTCGAGCCGAAGCTCATCCAGCCGACCTTCATCACCGACTACCCGGAGGAGATGTCGCCGCTCGCCAAGAAGCACCGCTCGGAGCCTGGACTCGTCGAGCGCTTCGAGCTGATCGTCGGCGGCAAGGAGGTGTGCAACTCCTTCTCCGAGCTGAACGACCCGGTCATCCAGCGCGAACGCCTCGAAGAGCAGGCCCGCCTACGCCAGCGCGGCGACGACGAAGCGATGATCGTTGACGAGGATTTCCTTCGCGCGCTGGAATACGGCATGCCACCCTGCGCCGGCCTCGGCATTGGCATCGACCGCATGGTGATGCTGCTGACCGGCCAGGACTCCATCCGCGACGTCATCTTCTTCCCGCACATGAAGCCCGAATGA
- a CDS encoding superinfection immunity protein, whose protein sequence is MEQEIMRTWVWSTSSPVPIILLNVFLWAFYFVPSLLAWTRKHRSLPAIIALNILLGWTGLGWIGAFVWSLSWPGHDNSQPPAAPTQTASEPDQEG, encoded by the coding sequence ATGGAACAAGAAATCATGCGCACCTGGGTCTGGTCAACATCTTCACCGGTGCCGATTATCCTGTTGAACGTTTTTCTCTGGGCCTTTTACTTCGTCCCCTCGCTGCTCGCCTGGACGCGCAAACACCGGAGCCTGCCCGCCATCATCGCGCTGAATATTCTTCTCGGCTGGACGGGCCTCGGCTGGATCGGCGCCTTCGTCTGGTCGCTCTCCTGGCCAGGCCACGACAATTCGCAACCGCCAGCAGCACCGACTCAAACCGCATCCGAACCAGATCAGGAGGGGTGA
- a CDS encoding chloride channel protein, with protein sequence MSWLFKNSRIKRRVIVLTYLILRKSRYFKGSSQQFVRMTWASFLAQLNLNQDLPFLLVAVFVGLVTGYVAVIFHDAIKIISSYLFYGTTALGLPTFNNYLRIFLLPLIPALGGLIVGLYNAFVVKARPEHGLPSVIKAVAQKNGKIPTKNWIHKTITSVVSIGTGGGGGREAPIAQVGASIGSTVAQWLKFSPGRTRTLLGCGAAAGLAAVFNAPIGGVMFAVEVILGDFSVKTFSPIVVAAVVGTVLSRSYLGNYPTFQVPEYSLVSNTELVFYFILGVLAGLTAVLFIRTFYFIEEHIQKIEKRFRIPAWLMPAIGGLLCGLISMWVPELYGFSYEVINKALIGQESWENMVAVYLLKPVVVALTVGSGGSGGMFAPTMKMGAMLGGMFGKVVNNLFPAITAASGAYALVGMGAVTAGIMRAPLTVILILFEVTGQYEIVLPIMFAAVTSALVARLAYPYTMETYVLEKENVRVGFGIALTIAGNISVLEVMQRKFVKFFDVTKVENIIDAFYNTRDSHFFITTPEGTFVGIIGLDEMSLVLKDGIFPGMIADDLVKKNVTVLYDTSKLDEALKIFEISEYSTLPVVEYHSRKLLGILKQDEAFSYYRKQMNLIGEDAGELADQRTA encoded by the coding sequence ATGAGCTGGCTTTTTAAGAACAGCCGCATCAAGCGGCGTGTTATTGTCTTGACCTATCTGATCCTTCGCAAAAGCCGTTATTTCAAAGGTTCTTCACAGCAGTTCGTCCGCATGACCTGGGCTTCGTTCCTCGCCCAGCTCAACCTCAATCAGGATCTTCCGTTTCTTCTCGTTGCCGTTTTCGTTGGACTGGTCACGGGCTACGTCGCCGTTATTTTTCACGACGCCATCAAGATCATCAGCTCATACCTTTTCTACGGCACAACCGCGCTCGGGTTGCCGACTTTCAACAATTATCTCAGAATTTTTCTGCTTCCGCTCATTCCTGCTCTGGGCGGCCTGATTGTCGGGCTGTATAATGCTTTTGTCGTCAAGGCGAGGCCGGAGCACGGCTTACCTTCGGTCATCAAGGCGGTCGCACAGAAAAATGGCAAAATTCCCACGAAAAACTGGATACACAAAACCATCACCTCGGTGGTCAGCATCGGAACCGGGGGCGGCGGCGGACGCGAGGCGCCGATCGCGCAGGTAGGCGCATCGATCGGTTCAACCGTGGCGCAGTGGCTCAAGTTTTCGCCGGGCAGAACCCGGACACTCCTCGGTTGTGGCGCGGCAGCGGGTCTTGCCGCCGTGTTCAACGCGCCCATCGGTGGCGTGATGTTCGCCGTGGAGGTGATTCTCGGCGATTTCAGCGTCAAGACATTCAGCCCTATCGTGGTGGCTGCCGTGGTGGGAACCGTACTTTCGAGAAGCTATCTCGGCAATTACCCGACTTTTCAGGTTCCCGAATACAGTCTCGTTTCAAATACCGAACTGGTGTTCTACTTCATTCTCGGCGTCCTTGCCGGTCTCACCGCAGTCCTGTTCATCAGAACCTTTTACTTCATTGAAGAGCATATTCAGAAAATTGAAAAGCGCTTTCGCATTCCCGCGTGGTTGATGCCCGCTATCGGTGGCCTTTTGTGCGGTTTGATCAGTATGTGGGTGCCGGAACTGTACGGTTTCAGCTATGAGGTTATCAACAAGGCACTGATCGGGCAGGAGAGCTGGGAGAACATGGTTGCCGTCTACCTGCTCAAGCCGGTGGTCGTGGCGCTGACGGTCGGCTCTGGCGGTTCGGGCGGCATGTTCGCACCGACCATGAAGATGGGCGCGATGCTCGGCGGCATGTTCGGCAAGGTCGTGAACAATCTCTTTCCGGCAATCACCGCCGCATCAGGGGCTTACGCGCTGGTTGGCATGGGCGCCGTGACCGCCGGAATCATGCGCGCACCGTTGACTGTTATCCTCATTTTGTTTGAAGTCACCGGTCAGTACGAGATCGTCTTGCCCATCATGTTTGCGGCGGTTACTTCGGCGCTGGTGGCACGGCTGGCTTATCCCTACACCATGGAAACCTACGTGCTCGAAAAGGAGAATGTGCGTGTCGGCTTCGGCATTGCACTGACCATTGCCGGAAATATCAGCGTGCTGGAGGTGATGCAGCGCAAATTCGTCAAGTTCTTCGATGTCACCAAGGTGGAGAACATCATCGATGCGTTCTACAACACCCGCGATTCGCACTTTTTCATCACGACGCCAGAGGGAACGTTCGTCGGCATCATCGGCCTCGACGAGATGAGCCTCGTGCTGAAGGATGGTATCTTCCCCGGCATGATCGCTGATGATCTGGTCAAAAAGAATGTGACCGTCTTGTACGACACCTCCAAGCTCGACGAGGCGCTGAAGATTTTCGAGATTTCCGAATACTCGACACTGCCGGTGGTCGAATATCATTCACGCAAGCTGCTCGGGATTCTCAAGCAGGACGAGGCGTTTTCCTATTACCGCAAACAGATGAACCTCATCGGTGAAGATGCCGGTGAGCTGGCCGACCAGCGAACAGCGTAA
- a CDS encoding RNA-binding domain-containing protein: MTSYKPEYLIPNLLDLVAEGEGLRIEFKRLIHSAPKIARSITAFANTSGGVILIGVDDDRRIVGIQSEKEALQVIDEAMRFHIEPKPRIEVHFEEFKRRMVLLVDIPKSPERPHFHIEPLIRRDTGKHGVERRVFIRDGSHNKAASDDRIELMLSSREPLKVAFTGRERCLLDWLNEHDRITAEEFADSAGIPMKEARRILVSLVRAGALRLDTANGDNSYTLAHR, from the coding sequence ATGACCAGTTACAAGCCTGAATATCTCATTCCGAACCTGCTCGATCTGGTTGCAGAGGGCGAAGGATTGCGTATCGAGTTCAAGAGGCTCATCCACTCCGCCCCCAAAATCGCCCGCTCGATCACGGCATTCGCCAACACCTCCGGAGGCGTCATCCTGATAGGGGTTGACGATGACCGGCGGATCGTGGGGATCCAGAGCGAGAAAGAGGCGCTTCAGGTGATTGACGAGGCAATGAGGTTTCATATCGAGCCAAAGCCTCGCATTGAGGTTCACTTCGAGGAGTTCAAGCGGCGGATGGTGCTGCTTGTCGATATTCCGAAAAGTCCGGAACGCCCCCATTTCCATATCGAACCGCTCATCCGGCGCGACACAGGCAAGCATGGCGTCGAGCGCCGGGTCTTCATCCGCGACGGCAGCCACAACAAGGCCGCCTCCGACGATCGCATCGAGCTGATGCTCTCGTCGCGCGAGCCGCTCAAAGTTGCGTTCACCGGCCGAGAACGCTGCCTGCTCGACTGGCTGAACGAGCATGACCGGATCACGGCCGAAGAGTTCGCCGACAGCGCCGGCATTCCGATGAAGGAGGCGCGGCGCATCCTTGTGTCGCTGGTCAGGGCCGGTGCGTTGCGGCTCGACACCGCGAATGGCGACAACAGCTACACGCTGGCGCATCGCTGA